A window from Mycobacterium botniense encodes these proteins:
- a CDS encoding FadR/GntR family transcriptional regulator produces MNQSSPIRRPERQRLDEQIAASLADAILDGHFPPGSTLPPERELAEWLGVNRTSLRQGLARLQHMGLIEARQGSGNVVRDPQRLTHPAVVETLVRKLGPDFLTELLEIRTAFGALIGRLAAERSTLDDARALREALDAAQSADTSAARQAADLAFFGVLIHATRNRALGLLYRWVEQAFGGREHELTGAYDDADAVVAELRAISEAVTAGDAAAATAAVEAYLQASALRMVESYQRASGA; encoded by the coding sequence ATGAACCAGTCAAGCCCGATTCGGCGACCTGAGCGCCAGCGTCTGGATGAACAGATCGCGGCCTCGCTCGCCGACGCCATCCTCGACGGCCACTTCCCGCCCGGTTCGACGCTGCCGCCGGAACGGGAGCTGGCCGAGTGGCTCGGCGTTAACCGCACCTCGTTGCGGCAGGGTCTGGCCCGGTTGCAGCACATGGGGCTGATCGAAGCTCGCCAGGGCAGCGGCAACGTCGTGCGTGACCCCCAGCGTCTTACTCATCCCGCGGTGGTGGAGACGCTGGTGCGCAAATTAGGCCCCGACTTTCTCACCGAGTTGCTGGAGATCCGCACGGCGTTCGGCGCCCTGATCGGGCGGTTGGCCGCCGAGCGAAGCACTCTCGACGACGCCCGCGCCTTGCGCGAGGCGCTGGACGCCGCCCAGTCCGCGGACACGTCCGCGGCACGGCAGGCCGCCGACCTCGCCTTCTTCGGTGTACTCATCCATGCCACCCGCAACCGCGCCCTCGGGTTGCTCTACCGCTGGGTCGAACAGGCTTTCGGCGGACGTGAGCATGAGCTCACCGGGGCCTACGACGACGCGGACGCGGTGGTGGCCGAGCTGCGCGCGATCAGCGAGGCTGTGACGGCGGGGGACGCCGCCGCGGCCACGGCGGCGGTCGAGGCATACCTGCAGGCCAGCGCGCTGCGCATGGTCGAGTCCTATCAACGCGCCTCCGGCGCGTGA
- a CDS encoding phosphoglyceromutase — protein MGNAGTLVLLRHGESDWNARNLFTGWVDVDLTDRGRAEAVRSGELMVEHKLLPDVAYTSLLRRAITTANLALDTADRHWIPVRRSWRLNERHYGALQGLNKADIKARYGEEQFMAWRRSYDVPPPPIERGSRFSQDMDPRYADIGGGPLTECLADVVARFVPYYTDVIMPDLRVGKTVLVAAHGNSLRALVKYLDDMSEQEVVGLNIPTGVPLRYDLNAELKPIMRGGSYLDPEAAAAGAAAVASQGA, from the coding sequence ATGGGGAACGCTGGCACGCTGGTGCTGCTCCGCCACGGCGAGAGCGACTGGAATGCTCGTAACTTGTTCACCGGGTGGGTGGACGTCGACCTGACCGATCGCGGCCGGGCCGAGGCGGTGCGCAGCGGCGAGTTGATGGTCGAGCACAAGCTGCTCCCCGACGTGGCCTACACGTCGCTGCTGCGCCGGGCGATCACGACCGCCAACCTGGCGCTGGACACCGCCGACCGGCACTGGATCCCGGTGCGGCGCAGCTGGCGGCTCAACGAACGCCACTACGGGGCGCTGCAGGGCCTGAATAAGGCCGATATCAAGGCCCGCTATGGCGAGGAGCAGTTCATGGCGTGGCGCCGCAGCTACGACGTTCCCCCGCCGCCGATCGAGCGGGGCAGCCGGTTCAGCCAGGATATGGATCCCCGCTACGCCGACATCGGCGGAGGACCGCTGACCGAATGCCTCGCCGACGTGGTGGCCCGGTTTGTGCCGTACTACACCGATGTCATCATGCCGGATTTGCGCGTGGGTAAGACGGTGCTCGTCGCCGCGCACGGCAACTCGCTGCGTGCCCTGGTCAAATACCTCGACGACATGTCCGAGCAGGAGGTGGTGGGGCTGAACATCCCCACCGGCGTACCACTGCGTTACGACCTGAACGCGGAGCTGAAGCCGATCATGCGCGGCGGCAGCTATCTCGATCCGGAGGCCGCCGCCGCCGGTGCCGCCGCGGTGGCCAGCCAAGGCGCATAA
- a CDS encoding Ppx/GppA phosphatase family protein: MRLGVLDVGSNTVNLLVVDARRGGHPTPMSSTKATLRLAETIDSSGKITRRWADKLIATIDEFATIAVSSGCAELMAFATSAVRDATNAEEVLARVRAETGVDLQVLGGVDESRLTFLAVRRWYGWSAGRILNLDIGGGSLELSSGVDEEPEVALSLPLGAGRLTREWLPDDPPGRRRVAMLRDWLDTELADAAATVLKAGSPELAVATSKTFRSLARLTGAAPSAAGPRVKRTLTASGLRQLISFISRMTTADRAELEGVSAERAPQIVAGALVAEASMRALSLETVEICPWALREGLILRKLDSEADGNALVETSMRDAGSQVVDRTAVDRSRGDKR; the protein is encoded by the coding sequence GTGCGACTAGGCGTGCTCGACGTGGGCAGTAACACAGTCAATCTGCTGGTGGTCGACGCCCGCCGCGGGGGTCATCCGACGCCGATGAGTTCGACGAAAGCAACGCTGCGGCTGGCCGAAACCATCGACAGCTCCGGCAAGATCACACGGCGCTGGGCGGACAAACTGATCGCGACGATCGACGAGTTCGCCACCATCGCGGTCAGCTCGGGCTGCGCCGAGCTGATGGCCTTCGCTACGTCCGCAGTTCGTGACGCGACGAACGCCGAGGAGGTCTTGGCCCGGGTGCGCGCCGAGACCGGAGTCGACCTGCAGGTGCTGGGCGGTGTCGATGAGTCGCGGCTGACGTTTCTGGCCGTGCGCCGCTGGTATGGATGGAGCGCGGGGCGAATCCTCAACCTGGACATTGGCGGCGGCTCGCTGGAGTTGTCCAGTGGTGTCGACGAGGAGCCCGAGGTGGCGCTGTCGCTGCCATTGGGGGCTGGACGCCTGACCCGGGAGTGGCTGCCCGACGATCCGCCCGGCCGACGTCGGGTCGCCATGCTGCGGGACTGGCTCGACACCGAGCTGGCCGACGCCGCCGCGACCGTGCTGAAAGCCGGCAGCCCCGAACTCGCGGTGGCGACGTCGAAGACCTTCCGGTCACTGGCGCGTCTCACCGGCGCGGCGCCGTCGGCGGCGGGTCCCCGCGTGAAAAGGACATTAACCGCCAGCGGCCTCAGACAACTCATATCTTTCATCTCTAGGATGACGACCGCTGACCGTGCAGAACTGGAAGGGGTGAGCGCCGAGCGGGCGCCACAGATCGTGGCGGGTGCTTTGGTGGCAGAGGCAAGTATGCGAGCGCTGTCGTTAGAAACAGTCGAGATCTGCCCGTGGGCCCTGCGGGAGGGTCTCATCTTGCGCAAACTCGACAGCGAAGCTGACGGAAACGCCCTCGTGGAGACTTCCATGCGCGATGCTGGAAGCCAAGTTGTTGATCGGACCGCGGTTGACCGATCGAGAGGCGACAAACGATGA
- the proC gene encoding pyrroline-5-carboxylate reductase — MARIAIIGGGSIGEALLSGLLRSGRQVKDLVVAERVADRARYLAQTYSVRVTAVGDAVENAAFVIVAVKPSDVESVIGEIADAAAQADDEQVYITVVAGVTTAYFESKLPAGTAVVRAMPNAPILVGAGVTALAKGRFATSEQLNDVCALFEAVGDVLTVAESQLDAVTAVSGSGPAYFFLMVEALIDAAVGVGLSRRVATELVAQTLAGSAAMLLERMEQQSPGDAPPGPGIDTTATQLRATVTSPAGTTAAGLRELERGGFRATIDAAVRAAKMRSEELRITSE, encoded by the coding sequence ATGGCCAGAATCGCGATCATCGGCGGCGGCAGTATCGGTGAGGCCCTGCTCTCGGGTCTGCTGCGATCCGGGCGGCAGGTCAAAGACCTGGTGGTGGCCGAACGGGTGGCCGATCGTGCCCGGTACCTGGCGCAAACCTACTCGGTGCGAGTGACAGCGGTGGGCGATGCGGTGGAGAATGCGGCGTTCGTCATCGTGGCGGTCAAGCCCTCCGATGTGGAATCGGTGATCGGGGAGATCGCCGACGCGGCCGCCCAGGCCGACGACGAACAGGTCTACATCACCGTCGTGGCAGGTGTCACCACGGCATACTTCGAGTCCAAGCTGCCGGCCGGGACGGCGGTGGTGCGGGCGATGCCCAATGCGCCGATCCTGGTCGGCGCAGGAGTGACCGCCCTGGCTAAGGGCCGCTTCGCGACTTCTGAGCAGCTCAACGATGTGTGTGCCCTGTTTGAGGCCGTTGGCGACGTGCTGACGGTGGCGGAATCACAACTGGATGCCGTAACGGCGGTATCCGGCTCCGGTCCGGCGTACTTTTTTCTGATGGTTGAAGCGCTGATCGACGCCGCTGTCGGGGTCGGTCTGAGCCGGCGGGTGGCCACTGAACTGGTTGCGCAGACCCTGGCGGGGTCGGCCGCGATGCTGCTGGAGCGGATGGAACAGCAATCCCCTGGTGACGCGCCGCCGGGCCCCGGCATAGACACCACCGCGACTCAGCTGCGCGCGACCGTCACCTCACCAGCCGGGACGACCGCCGCCGGGCTGCGCGAACTCGAACGCGGCGGTTTTCGTGCGACGATCGACGCTGCTGTTCGGGCCGCAAAAATGCGGTCCGAGGAGCTGAGAATTACATCGGAGTAA
- a CDS encoding helix-turn-helix domain-containing protein, translating to MTSTNGPSGRDSSGGKTARDTSSADGQPTRTQFLTVAEVAALMRVSKMTVYRLVHSGELPAVRVGRSFRVHAKAVHDMLETSYFDAG from the coding sequence ATGACGTCTACGAACGGGCCATCGGGGCGAGATTCTTCCGGCGGTAAAACGGCGCGGGACACCAGTTCTGCTGACGGCCAGCCAACAAGAACACAGTTTCTCACCGTGGCAGAGGTGGCGGCGTTGATGAGGGTCTCCAAGATGACGGTGTATCGGCTGGTGCACAGCGGGGAACTGCCGGCAGTTCGTGTCGGGCGGTCCTTCCGGGTGCACGCCAAGGCCGTGCACGACATGCTGGAGACCTCCTATTTCGACGCGGGCTGA
- the regX gene encoding two-component sensory transduction protein RegX, translated as MTNVLIVEDEESLADPLAFLLRKEGFEATVVTDGPSALAEFDRSGADIVLLDLMLPGMSGTDVCKQLRARSSVPVIMVTARDSEIDKVVGLELGADDYVTKPYSARELIARIRAVLRRGGEDDSDVADGILESGPVRMDVERHTVSVNGKPIMLPLKEFDLLEYLMRNSGRVLTRGQLIDRVWGADYVGDTKTLDVHVKRLRSKIEADPANPVHLVTVRGLGYKLEG; from the coding sequence ATGACCAACGTGCTGATCGTGGAGGACGAGGAGTCGCTGGCTGATCCGCTGGCATTTCTGCTGCGCAAGGAGGGCTTTGAGGCCACGGTGGTGACGGACGGGCCGTCCGCGCTTGCCGAGTTCGACCGGTCCGGCGCCGACATCGTGCTGCTCGACTTGATGCTGCCGGGCATGTCGGGTACCGACGTGTGCAAACAGCTGCGTGCCCGGTCCAGCGTGCCGGTGATCATGGTGACCGCCCGGGACAGTGAGATCGACAAGGTGGTCGGCCTGGAGCTGGGTGCCGACGACTATGTGACCAAGCCGTATTCGGCGCGCGAACTGATCGCCCGGATTCGCGCGGTGCTGCGCCGCGGCGGGGAGGACGACTCTGACGTCGCTGACGGGATCCTGGAATCCGGGCCGGTGCGCATGGATGTTGAGCGGCATACCGTCTCAGTGAATGGAAAGCCGATTATGTTGCCGCTCAAGGAATTCGACCTTCTCGAATACCTGATGCGCAACAGTGGGCGGGTGCTGACGCGCGGGCAGCTGATCGATCGGGTGTGGGGCGCGGACTACGTCGGCGACACGAAGACACTCGACGTGCACGTCAAGCGGCTGCGGTCCAAGATCGAAGCGGACCCGGCTAACCCGGTGCACCTGGTGACGGTGCGCGGGCTGGGCTACAAGCTGGAGGGCTAG
- a CDS encoding YbjN domain-containing protein, whose product MTSTVQQVIEDALKASQLTYSQHAGAHGGPPGLIVELPGERKLKTNTILTIGEHSVRVEAFVCRKPDENHEGVYRFLLQRNRQLYGVAYTLDNVGDIYLVGRMSLASVDADEIDRVLGQVLEAVDSDFNTLLELGFRSSIEKEWEWRLSRGQSVKNLQAFTHLRPPTMQKKQRLADESGDGT is encoded by the coding sequence ATGACCTCGACCGTGCAGCAGGTGATCGAGGATGCGCTCAAAGCCAGTCAGTTGACCTATTCGCAGCATGCCGGCGCGCATGGCGGGCCGCCGGGGCTGATCGTGGAGTTGCCCGGGGAACGCAAACTCAAGACCAACACCATCTTGACGATCGGTGAGCACTCCGTGCGTGTCGAAGCGTTCGTCTGCCGCAAGCCCGATGAGAATCACGAAGGCGTCTACCGCTTCCTGTTGCAGCGCAACCGGCAGCTCTACGGGGTCGCGTACACGCTGGACAACGTGGGTGACATCTACCTGGTGGGACGGATGTCGCTCGCCTCGGTCGACGCCGACGAGATCGACCGGGTGTTGGGGCAGGTGCTCGAGGCGGTGGACTCCGATTTCAACACGCTGCTGGAGCTGGGTTTTCGCTCGTCGATTGAAAAAGAGTGGGAGTGGCGGTTATCGCGCGGCCAGTCGGTGAAAAACTTGCAGGCGTTCACTCACCTGCGCCCGCCGACGATGCAGAAAAAGCAGCGTTTGGCGGACGAGTCCGGTGATGGCACCTGA
- a CDS encoding 30S ribosomal protein bS22, with protein MGSVIKKRRKRMSKKKHRKLLRRTRVQRRKLGK; from the coding sequence ATGGGTTCAGTCATCAAGAAGCGCCGTAAACGCATGTCGAAGAAGAAACACCGCAAACTGCTGCGCCGCACCCGGGTGCAGCGCAGAAAACTCGGTAAGTAA
- a CDS encoding GMC family oxidoreductase, whose protein sequence is MSRLVDRLTGAFGAALLPQEYGGPHPDQLAQRVDRYLTQLPATSRAAVRAGLLSLAAASYLTTGRSLRRLSPEARVKLLGRVASLGPDAGAAVEGLKALVLLANGADTYAPELLARAQEHDVARPDATLDVVASAAVPSVLTADAVIVGSGAGGAMAARTLARAGMRTVVLEEGRRWTVEEFRTRHPIDRYAGLYRGGGATVALGRPAVVLPIGRAVGGSTVVNSGTCYRPPRSVQQRWRDQFGLALADPARLGGYLDEVAHTLQVAPVPLEIMGRNGRLLLDGAAALNWRSAPIPRNAPGCDACCQCAIGCPRNAKFGVHLNALPQACTAGARIISEARVERVLHDSGRARGVRARRPDGTALDVLADTVVVAAGATQTPGLLRRSGLGTHPRLGRNLALHPAVAVAGRFDDDVYAWRGVLQSAAVDELHESHGVLIEATSTPPGMGSIVFPGYGAELLGWLDRAAQVATVGAMVADRGVGRVVTVRGDTLLFYNITPADRAKLMTAIEAMGQLLFAAGAVEVLTGLPAAPTVTSLPALRDVLRRTNPNSLHLAAFHPTGTAAAGADEQRCPVDESGRLRGADGVWVADASILPSCPEVNPQMSIMALALAVGDDVVAARAG, encoded by the coding sequence ATGAGCCGGCTCGTCGACCGGCTCACCGGCGCGTTCGGCGCCGCGCTGCTGCCCCAGGAATATGGCGGCCCGCACCCGGATCAGCTCGCGCAGCGGGTCGATCGCTACCTGACACAGCTGCCGGCGACGTCCCGGGCTGCGGTGCGCGCCGGATTGCTGTCGTTGGCGGCCGCCAGCTATCTGACAACCGGACGGTCGCTTCGGCGGCTGAGCCCGGAGGCACGCGTGAAGCTGCTGGGCCGGGTAGCCTCACTCGGCCCGGATGCCGGCGCGGCTGTTGAGGGACTCAAAGCCCTTGTGCTGCTGGCTAACGGCGCCGATACCTACGCGCCGGAACTGCTTGCCCGCGCCCAAGAGCACGACGTCGCCCGTCCCGACGCGACGCTGGATGTGGTTGCGTCGGCGGCGGTCCCGTCGGTGCTGACCGCCGATGCGGTGATCGTCGGCTCCGGCGCCGGGGGCGCGATGGCAGCCCGCACCCTGGCCCGCGCGGGCATGCGCACCGTCGTGCTCGAGGAGGGCCGGCGCTGGACCGTCGAGGAGTTCCGCACCCGCCACCCCATCGACCGCTACGCCGGGCTGTACCGCGGGGGCGGGGCCACCGTCGCACTGGGCCGCCCGGCGGTCGTGCTGCCCATCGGCCGGGCTGTTGGCGGGAGCACCGTCGTCAACTCCGGCACCTGCTACCGGCCGCCGCGAAGCGTTCAGCAGCGCTGGCGCGACCAGTTCGGGCTGGCACTGGCCGATCCGGCCCGGCTGGGCGGCTACCTTGACGAGGTCGCACACACCCTGCAGGTCGCCCCGGTGCCGCTGGAGATCATGGGCCGCAACGGGCGTCTACTGCTCGACGGCGCGGCCGCGCTGAACTGGCGCTCAGCACCGATCCCGCGCAACGCTCCCGGCTGCGACGCGTGCTGCCAGTGCGCGATCGGCTGTCCGCGCAACGCCAAATTCGGTGTGCACCTCAACGCGCTGCCGCAGGCGTGCACGGCCGGCGCCCGCATCATCTCGGAAGCCCGCGTCGAACGGGTGCTGCACGACAGCGGCCGCGCCCGCGGTGTGCGGGCGCGGCGGCCCGACGGCACCGCGCTCGACGTGCTCGCCGACACGGTCGTGGTCGCCGCGGGAGCGACCCAGACGCCGGGACTGTTGCGGCGCAGCGGTTTAGGCACGCATCCACGGCTGGGACGCAACCTGGCGCTGCATCCGGCGGTCGCAGTCGCCGGGCGCTTCGACGACGACGTCTACGCGTGGCGCGGGGTGCTCCAGAGCGCGGCCGTCGACGAGTTACACGAGTCCCACGGCGTGTTGATCGAGGCAACCTCCACTCCGCCGGGTATGGGGTCCATCGTTTTCCCCGGCTACGGCGCCGAGTTGCTGGGATGGCTGGATCGGGCGGCACAGGTCGCGACAGTCGGTGCGATGGTGGCCGACCGCGGTGTCGGCCGGGTGGTCACCGTCCGCGGCGACACCCTGCTGTTCTACAACATCACCCCCGCCGACCGGGCCAAGCTCATGACCGCGATCGAGGCCATGGGTCAGCTGCTGTTCGCCGCCGGTGCGGTCGAAGTGCTCACCGGCCTGCCCGCGGCGCCGACGGTGACGTCGCTGCCGGCGCTGCGAGACGTGCTGCGCCGGACAAACCCGAACAGCTTGCACCTCGCGGCTTTCCATCCCACCGGCACCGCGGCCGCTGGCGCCGATGAGCAACGCTGCCCGGTCGACGAGAGTGGCCGGCTGCGCGGCGCGGACGGAGTATGGGTCGCCGACGCGTCGATTTTGCCCAGCTGCCCCGAGGTCAACCCGCAGATGTCGATCATGGCGCTGGCCTTGGCAGTCGGTGACGACGTGGTCGCCGCACGCGCAGGATAA
- a CDS encoding sensor histidine kinase produces MTVFSALLLAGVSSLLALAVGLAAGTRLAPRIVERQQRMAAERAGITVGQMLQRIVALMPTGTAVVDAHRDVVYLNDRARELGLVRDRQLDEQAWKAAQQALAGDDVEFDLSPGKRGAAGRSGLLVHGQARLLSEEDRRFAVVFAYDQSEYARMEATRRDFVANVSHELKTPVGAMAVLAEALLASADDPDTVRHFGEKVLVEANRLGGMVGELIELSRLQGAERLPDMTDVDVDTVVSEAISRHKVAADNADIEVRTDAPSGLRVLGNQSLLVTALANLVSNAIAYSPRGSLVTISRRRRGDFVEIAVTDRGIGIAREDQERVFERFFRGDKARSRATGGSGLGLAIVKHVAANHNGSIGLWSQPGTGSTFTLSIPVYPEVAEEADQPSERDLRPVSSQREEELSR; encoded by the coding sequence GTGACTGTGTTCTCGGCGCTGTTGCTGGCCGGGGTTTCGTCTCTGCTGGCATTGGCCGTAGGTCTGGCCGCCGGAACCCGGTTGGCGCCGCGGATCGTCGAGCGACAGCAGCGGATGGCGGCCGAACGGGCCGGGATCACCGTCGGACAGATGTTGCAGCGCATCGTCGCGCTGATGCCGACCGGCACCGCGGTGGTGGATGCCCATCGTGACGTGGTCTACCTCAACGATCGCGCCCGGGAGCTGGGGTTGGTGCGCGACCGTCAGCTCGATGAGCAGGCCTGGAAAGCGGCGCAGCAGGCGTTGGCCGGCGACGATGTCGAATTCGACCTGTCGCCGGGTAAGCGCGGGGCCGCCGGCCGCTCCGGGTTGCTGGTCCACGGCCAAGCCCGACTGTTGAGCGAAGAAGACCGCCGGTTCGCCGTGGTTTTCGCCTACGACCAGTCCGAGTACGCCCGCATGGAGGCGACGCGGCGTGATTTCGTGGCCAATGTCAGCCACGAGCTCAAGACACCGGTCGGCGCCATGGCCGTGCTCGCTGAAGCGCTGCTGGCATCCGCGGACGATCCCGACACCGTGCGTCACTTCGGTGAAAAAGTGCTCGTCGAAGCCAACCGGCTGGGCGGGATGGTTGGCGAACTGATCGAACTGTCTCGCCTGCAGGGCGCGGAGCGACTGCCCGATATGACCGACGTGGATGTCGACACCGTTGTTTCGGAAGCGATTTCGCGCCACAAGGTGGCCGCTGACAATGCCGATATCGAGGTGCGCACAGATGCACCGAGCGGTTTGCGGGTGCTGGGCAATCAAAGCTTGCTGGTGACCGCGTTGGCCAACCTGGTGTCCAACGCGATCGCGTATTCGCCGCGCGGGTCGTTGGTGACGATCAGCCGCCGCCGGCGCGGCGACTTCGTCGAGATCGCGGTCACCGATCGGGGTATCGGCATTGCCCGCGAAGACCAGGAGCGGGTGTTCGAGCGTTTCTTCCGGGGAGACAAGGCGCGTTCGCGAGCCACCGGCGGCAGTGGGCTGGGCTTGGCGATCGTCAAACACGTCGCCGCCAACCACAACGGCAGCATCGGGCTGTGGAGCCAGCCGGGGACCGGGTCGACGTTCACCTTGTCCATCCCGGTGTATCCGGAGGTCGCTGAGGAAGCCGACCAGCCTTCGGAGCGCGATCTGCGGCCTGTCAGCTCGCAACGAGAGGAAGAACTAAGCCGATGA
- a CDS encoding thioesterase family protein, which yields MYPLFTTAMALREVDPGAGSADAVFDAELNEHWTIGPKVHGGAMLALCANAARTAYARAPGDAAGRVASAAGAGQSGPGAAGVQPVAVSASFLWAPDPGPMRLATSMRKRGRRISVVDVELTQGGRTAVHAVVTLGEPEHFGPRDDAGPQTTRAGLPGRLHRAGHPARGPLLAANPVVDLMPPDPPDEVAPIGPGHPMSGLVHLAAGCDVRPVVSTLQPSTDGRPPMIQMWVRPRGVAPDALFALMCGDVSAPVSFAVGRTGWAPTVQLTAYLRALPADGWLRVVCTCLQIGQDWFDEDHIVVDCDGRLVVQTRQLAMVPPR from the coding sequence ATGTACCCGTTGTTCACCACGGCGATGGCGTTGCGTGAGGTCGACCCAGGTGCGGGCAGCGCCGACGCCGTCTTCGACGCGGAGCTCAACGAACACTGGACCATTGGGCCCAAGGTGCATGGCGGCGCCATGCTGGCATTGTGCGCAAACGCCGCCCGGACAGCCTACGCCCGCGCACCCGGTGACGCCGCGGGCCGGGTCGCATCCGCAGCGGGGGCCGGGCAATCAGGCCCGGGTGCTGCAGGAGTGCAACCGGTTGCGGTGTCGGCAAGCTTTTTGTGGGCGCCCGATCCCGGCCCGATGCGGCTGGCGACGTCGATGCGCAAACGGGGGCGGCGGATCAGCGTGGTGGATGTCGAACTCACACAGGGCGGGCGAACCGCGGTGCACGCGGTGGTCACGCTCGGTGAACCAGAGCATTTCGGTCCGCGTGACGACGCCGGCCCGCAAACCACCCGAGCTGGGCTTCCGGGCCGGCTGCACCGGGCGGGGCACCCGGCCCGCGGGCCCTTGTTGGCGGCCAACCCGGTGGTGGATTTGATGCCACCGGATCCGCCCGACGAGGTCGCCCCAATCGGCCCCGGTCACCCGATGTCCGGCCTGGTGCATCTGGCCGCCGGCTGCGATGTGCGCCCGGTGGTGTCGACGCTGCAGCCCAGTACCGACGGGCGCCCGCCGATGATCCAGATGTGGGTGCGCCCGCGCGGCGTGGCGCCGGATGCACTGTTCGCGTTGATGTGCGGCGACGTGTCAGCGCCGGTGAGCTTCGCGGTGGGCCGTACCGGCTGGGCGCCGACCGTGCAGCTCACCGCATATCTGCGCGCACTGCCGGCCGACGGCTGGCTGCGGGTGGTGTGCACATGCTTGCAGATCGGGCAGGACTGGTTCGACGAAGATCACATTGTGGTCGACTGTGACGGGCGCCTGGTTGTGCAGACCCGGCAGCTGGCGATGGTGCCGCCTCGCTAA
- a CDS encoding sugar phosphate isomerase/epimerase family protein: MRPAIKVGLSTASVYPLRAEAAFEYAARLGYDGVELMVWGESASQDIGAVKKLSRRYNVPVLSVHAPCLLISQRVWGSNPIPKLERSVRAAEQLGAQTVVVHPPFRWQRRYAEGFTEQVAALEASSDVLVAVENMFPFRADRFFRAGQSRERMRKRGGGPGPAISAFAPSYDPLDGNHAHYTLDLSHTATAGTDALDMAARMGSGLVHLHLCDGSGLPVDEHLVPGRGTQPTVEVCQLLATGDFTGHVILEVSTSSARSAREREAMLAESLQFARTHLMR, encoded by the coding sequence GTGCGTCCAGCGATCAAGGTCGGCCTGTCGACGGCCTCGGTCTATCCCCTGAGGGCCGAGGCCGCTTTTGAGTACGCCGCCCGGCTCGGCTACGACGGGGTCGAGCTGATGGTGTGGGGAGAATCCGCCAGCCAGGACATCGGTGCCGTCAAGAAGTTGTCGCGGCGCTACAACGTGCCGGTGTTGTCGGTGCATGCGCCGTGTCTGCTGATCTCGCAGCGGGTCTGGGGCTCCAATCCGATCCCCAAGCTGGAGCGCAGTGTGCGCGCCGCTGAACAGCTGGGCGCCCAGACCGTCGTGGTGCATCCGCCGTTTCGGTGGCAGCGCCGCTACGCGGAGGGATTCACTGAGCAGGTAGCCGCGCTGGAAGCCTCCAGTGACGTACTGGTGGCAGTGGAAAACATGTTCCCGTTTCGGGCCGACCGGTTTTTCCGGGCCGGGCAGTCCAGGGAACGGATGCGCAAGCGGGGCGGCGGTCCGGGCCCGGCGATTTCGGCGTTCGCGCCGTCCTACGACCCGCTCGACGGCAACCACGCGCACTACACGCTTGATCTGTCGCATACCGCAACAGCGGGCACTGATGCACTGGACATGGCCGCGCGGATGGGTTCGGGACTGGTGCATCTGCACCTCTGCGACGGCAGCGGGCTGCCGGTCGACGAACACCTGGTACCGGGACGCGGCACGCAGCCCACTGTCGAAGTGTGCCAGCTGCTGGCCACCGGCGATTTCACCGGCCACGTGATCTTGGAGGTAAGTACCTCTAGCGCTCGGTCGGCGCGGGAACGCGAAGCCATGCTGGCCGAGTCGCTGCAGTTCGCCCGCACCCATCTGATGCGCTGA